A window of Lytechinus pictus isolate F3 Inbred chromosome 7, Lp3.0, whole genome shotgun sequence contains these coding sequences:
- the LOC129265021 gene encoding copper chaperone for superoxide dismutase-like produces the protein MATPSQMEFAVQMTCNSCVEAVKKSLEGIEGIQGVDINLSKEQVIVTTLLPSSRVTALLESTGRRAVLKGQGSNVTGKHLGAAVALLETGESARGVVRLLQVAQETCIIDGTIDGLSPGKHPLRIHQYGDISEGCASCGNIFDARGILHGEKAAEQKATGYLGEIVAEDNGRSTFRMENDQLKVWDVIGRSMVVGEKSGVTTDIGAKFGIGISCGVIARSAGLFENTKKICACDGITLWDEREVPVAGKERSEFAKKKAGKL, from the exons ATGGCCACACCTTCCCAG ATGGAGTTTGCTGTGCAGATGACATGCAATAGTTGTGTGGAAGCTGTCAAAAAATCTCTTGAAGGGATAGAAG GTATCCAGGGGGTTGATATCAATCTCTCTAAGGAGCAGGTGATTGTTACTACTCTGCTTCCTTCCAGCAGAGTGACTGCACTCTTGGAGTCAACAGGACGTAGAGCTGTCTTGAAGGGTCAAGGGTCAAATGTCACAG GTAAACACCTTGGAGCAGCTGTAGCTTTGCTAGAGACAGGAGAGTCTGCCCGAGGAGTGGTTAGATTACTTCAGGTAGCTCAGGAGACTTGTATCATTGATGGGACTATTGATGGTCTATCACCAGGCAAACATCCTCTCCGCATCCATCAATATGGAGACATCTCTGAGGGGTGTGCAAG TTGTGGCAACATATTTGATGCAAGAGGTATACTTCATGGAGAGAAGGCTGCAGAACAAAAG GCAACAGGATATCTTGGTGAGATTGTTGCAGAAGACAATGGCAGATCCACATTCAGAATGGAAAATGATCAACTCAAG GTTTGGGATGTTATTGGTCGATCCATGGTCGTTGGAGAAAAGTCTGGTGTCACCACAGATATTGGAGCTAAATTTGGTATTGG AATTTCATGTGGTGTGATAGCTAGATCAGCAGGATTATTTGAGAATACAAAGAAGATCTGTGCCTGTGATGGTATCACACTTTGGGATGAGAGAGAAGTGCCTGTTGCTGGTAAGGAAAGAAGTGAGTTCGCAAAGAAAAAGGCTGGAAAACTCTAG